One Rhodoferax ferrireducens T118 DNA segment encodes these proteins:
- a CDS encoding phenylacetate--CoA ligase family protein, with product MIEHYDALETRDHTARETALMTALPAQVAHARDSSAAFHQILQDVNPATVTSRAALASLPVTRKHELLERQQASRAGGGNVFGGFSAIGFGERMPRVFASPGPIYEPEGAAKDYWRMARAMFAAGFRPRELIHNSFSYHFVPAGSMMESGAHALGCTVFPGGTGQTEQQVQAMRELQPAGYIGTPSFLKIIVDKAHEMGVALPSVKKAMFGGEAFPPSLRDWFAERGIAGYQCYATADLGSIAYETPAREGLVLDENVIVEIVRPGTGDPVQDGEVGEVVVTTLNPDYPLIRFGTGDLSAVLSGPCPTGRTNTRIKGWLGRADQTTKIRGMFVHPGQIADIIKRFPEVARARLVVTGEMANDVMTLKVETACSGPDALAAKIGEAIRDVTKLRGAVEILLPGSLPNDGKVIEDARSYR from the coding sequence ATGATTGAACATTACGATGCGTTGGAAACGCGCGACCACACGGCGCGTGAAACTGCCCTGATGACGGCATTGCCGGCTCAGGTGGCCCATGCCAGAGATTCATCGGCCGCCTTTCATCAGATTTTGCAGGACGTCAACCCGGCCACGGTGACCAGTCGGGCGGCCTTGGCGTCGCTGCCCGTCACGCGCAAGCATGAGTTGCTGGAGCGCCAGCAGGCCAGCCGGGCCGGCGGCGGCAACGTGTTTGGCGGCTTCAGCGCGATCGGCTTTGGCGAGCGGATGCCGCGCGTTTTTGCCAGCCCCGGCCCCATTTATGAGCCTGAAGGAGCGGCCAAAGACTATTGGCGCATGGCGCGCGCCATGTTTGCGGCCGGTTTTCGCCCACGTGAACTGATTCACAACAGCTTCAGCTACCACTTTGTGCCCGCTGGCTCCATGATGGAATCCGGTGCCCACGCGCTCGGTTGCACCGTTTTCCCGGGCGGTACCGGCCAGACAGAGCAGCAAGTGCAAGCCATGCGCGAACTGCAGCCGGCGGGCTATATTGGGACACCGAGTTTTCTGAAAATCATTGTCGACAAGGCGCATGAGATGGGTGTGGCACTGCCGAGCGTCAAGAAAGCCATGTTTGGCGGTGAAGCCTTTCCGCCATCCCTGCGGGACTGGTTTGCCGAGCGCGGCATTGCCGGTTACCAGTGTTATGCAACCGCTGATCTGGGTTCGATCGCCTACGAAACCCCGGCGCGAGAGGGGCTGGTTCTGGATGAAAATGTGATTGTCGAGATCGTGCGGCCCGGCACCGGTGACCCGGTGCAGGACGGTGAAGTGGGTGAAGTGGTGGTCACGACATTGAACCCGGACTATCCGCTCATTCGCTTCGGCACCGGGGACTTGTCGGCGGTGTTGAGCGGCCCCTGCCCGACCGGGCGCACCAACACGCGCATCAAGGGCTGGCTGGGCCGGGCTGACCAGACGACCAAAATCCGCGGCATGTTTGTGCACCCGGGCCAGATTGCCGACATCATCAAACGTTTTCCTGAAGTGGCGCGCGCCCGGCTGGTGGTGACAGGTGAGATGGCCAACGATGTGATGACGCTCAAGGTGGAGACGGCGTGCAGTGGCCCGGATGCGCTGGCCGCCAAGATTGGCGAGGCCATTCGGGATGTCACCAAGCTGCGCGGCGCGGTCGAGATCTTGCTGCCGGGCAGCCTGCCCAATGATGGCAAGGTGATTGAGGACGCCCGCAGCTACCGTTAA
- a CDS encoding ABC transporter ATP-binding protein encodes MDSKKIVLNVNGIEVIYNHVILVLKGVSLNVPEGKIVAILGGNGAGKTTTLRAISNLLRGERGEVTKGSIELRGERIENLSPSDLVQRGVVQVMEGRHCFAHLTIEENLLTGSYTRKDKAEVARNLDKVYTYFPRLKTRRTSQAAYTSGGEQQMCAIGRALMANPSMVLLDEPSMGLAPQIVEEVFEIVKDLNRREKVTFLLAEQNTNMALKYADYGYIMESGRVVMDGVASDLANNEDVKEFYLGVGGGERKSFKDVKSYKRRKRWLA; translated from the coding sequence ATGGACTCCAAAAAAATCGTTCTCAACGTCAATGGCATCGAGGTCATTTACAACCACGTCATTCTGGTGCTCAAAGGCGTTTCGCTCAATGTGCCGGAAGGCAAAATCGTGGCCATTCTGGGCGGCAACGGCGCGGGCAAGACCACCACCTTGCGTGCCATTTCCAACCTGCTGCGCGGTGAGCGTGGTGAAGTGACCAAGGGGTCGATTGAACTGCGCGGCGAGCGCATCGAGAATCTTTCACCGTCTGACCTGGTGCAGCGCGGCGTGGTGCAGGTGATGGAAGGGCGGCACTGTTTTGCGCACCTGACGATCGAAGAAAATCTGCTGACCGGCAGCTACACCCGCAAGGACAAGGCTGAGGTCGCGCGCAATCTCGACAAGGTCTACACCTACTTTCCGCGCCTGAAGACGCGTCGCACCAGCCAGGCGGCCTACACCTCGGGCGGCGAGCAGCAGATGTGCGCCATTGGTCGCGCCCTGATGGCCAACCCCAGCATGGTGTTGCTCGATGAGCCATCCATGGGTCTGGCGCCGCAGATTGTGGAAGAAGTGTTCGAGATTGTGAAAGACCTCAACAGACGAGAAAAAGTCACTTTCTTGCTTGCCGAGCAAAACACCAACATGGCCCTGAAATACGCCGACTACGGCTACATCATGGAGTCCGGCCGGGTGGTGATGGACGGTGTGGCCAGCGATCTCGCCAACAACGAAGACGTCAAGGAGTTCTACCTGGGCGTGGGCGGGGGTGAGCGCAAGAGCTTCAAGGATGTGAAGAGTTACAAGCGGCGCAAGCGCTGGCTGGCCTGA
- a CDS encoding ABC transporter substrate-binding protein, which produces MKIRNVVLAGLLAAIGVGAYAQAKEQFFPLLSYRTGAYAPNGTPWANGKQDYLKMVIARDGGINGVKLTYEECETGYATDRGVECYERLKSRPGVALFDPQSTGITFALTEKAPVDKVPLVTLGYGLAVSQDGMAFKWNFPLQGSYWTGADILIQHIGKSLGGLDKLKGKKITLVYHDSPFGKEPIPLLQERAKMHGFELQLLPVTAPGVDQKATWLQVRQSKPDYVLLWGWGVMNSTSLKEAQATGYPRDKMYGVWWAGAEPDVKDVGEGAKGYHALALNTSGQQPKVMQDILKYVHAKGQGTGPKDEVGQVLYTRGVIIQMLSIEAVRKAQERFGKGKVMTGEQVRWGLENLALDQKKLDALGFAGVMRPLSTSCADHMGSTAARIETWDGKKWDISSDYLEADEQILKPMIKAGADKYLADKKMTRRDVKDCQS; this is translated from the coding sequence ATGAAAATTCGTAACGTTGTTCTGGCAGGCCTGCTGGCTGCGATCGGGGTTGGCGCCTACGCGCAGGCCAAGGAGCAGTTCTTCCCGCTGCTGTCCTACCGCACGGGTGCTTACGCGCCCAACGGCACGCCCTGGGCCAACGGCAAACAGGACTATCTCAAGATGGTCATTGCACGTGATGGCGGCATCAATGGTGTCAAGCTGACCTACGAAGAATGCGAAACCGGCTACGCGACCGACCGTGGCGTTGAGTGCTACGAGCGCCTGAAGAGCCGACCCGGTGTGGCGTTGTTTGACCCGCAGAGTACCGGCATTACCTTTGCCCTGACCGAAAAGGCACCGGTGGACAAAGTTCCCTTGGTGACCCTCGGCTACGGCCTGGCCGTCTCGCAAGATGGCATGGCGTTCAAGTGGAATTTTCCCTTGCAGGGCAGCTACTGGACGGGTGCCGACATCCTGATTCAGCACATTGGCAAGAGCCTGGGTGGCCTCGACAAGCTCAAGGGCAAGAAGATCACACTCGTGTACCACGACAGTCCATTTGGCAAGGAGCCGATTCCGCTGCTGCAAGAGCGCGCGAAGATGCACGGCTTTGAGCTGCAGTTGTTGCCTGTCACCGCACCGGGCGTGGATCAAAAGGCCACCTGGCTTCAGGTTCGTCAAAGCAAACCTGACTATGTGCTGCTGTGGGGCTGGGGCGTGATGAACTCCACTTCGTTGAAAGAAGCGCAGGCCACCGGCTACCCGCGTGACAAGATGTACGGCGTGTGGTGGGCCGGTGCCGAGCCGGACGTGAAGGACGTGGGCGAAGGTGCCAAGGGCTATCACGCACTGGCGCTCAACACCTCGGGTCAACAGCCCAAAGTCATGCAGGACATCCTGAAATATGTGCATGCCAAAGGTCAAGGCACGGGGCCTAAAGACGAAGTCGGCCAAGTGCTGTATACGCGCGGCGTGATCATCCAGATGCTGAGCATTGAAGCCGTACGCAAGGCTCAGGAGCGCTTTGGCAAGGGCAAGGTCATGACCGGCGAACAGGTGCGCTGGGGCCTGGAAAACCTGGCGCTGGACCAGAAGAAGCTTGATGCGTTGGGCTTTGCCGGCGTGATGCGCCCGCTCAGCACTTCATGCGCTGACCACATGGGCTCGACCGCGGCGCGTATCGAGACCTGGGACGGAAAGAAATGGGACATCAGCTCGGATTATCTCGAGGCGGATGAGCAGATTCTCAAACCCATGATCAAGGCCGGTGCGGACAAATATCTTGCCGACAAGAAGATGACCCGGCGCGATGTGAAGGACTGCCAGTCCTGA
- a CDS encoding branched-chain amino acid ABC transporter permease: MFYRENGQFKTTYRADQQIFPIAQDRWAVLLLIAAAFIVVPMLSSGYMFRAILIPFLIMSLAALGVNILVGYCGQISLGSGAFMAVGAYAAFNFFVRVPGMPLLLALILGGLCASAFGILFGLPSLRVKGLYLAVATLAAQFFSDWMFLRIKWFTNDAPSGSVSVAGLQVFGIPIESPTSKYLFCLTILVVLALLAKNLVRSAVGREWMAIRDMDVAAAVIGIRPMYAKLSAFAVSSFIIGVAGALWGFVYLSAWEPAAFSVDLSFKLLFMVIIGGMGSIMGSFFGAAFIVILPIFLNQFLPFLGRAVGVPISTVVTSHAELIVFGSLIVWFLIVEPHGLAKLWSIGKQKLRLWPFPH; the protein is encoded by the coding sequence ATGTTTTACAGAGAAAACGGCCAGTTCAAGACAACTTATCGCGCTGATCAGCAGATATTCCCGATTGCGCAAGATCGCTGGGCGGTGTTGCTGCTCATCGCAGCGGCGTTCATCGTCGTTCCAATGCTGAGCAGTGGCTACATGTTTCGGGCGATTTTGATTCCTTTCTTGATCATGTCGCTGGCCGCCTTGGGGGTGAATATCCTGGTTGGCTACTGTGGGCAAATTTCATTGGGCTCGGGTGCCTTCATGGCGGTGGGTGCCTACGCGGCCTTCAATTTCTTTGTGCGTGTGCCCGGTATGCCGCTGCTGCTTGCACTCATTCTCGGCGGCCTGTGTGCCAGCGCTTTCGGCATCCTGTTCGGTCTACCCAGCTTGCGCGTGAAGGGGCTCTATCTGGCAGTGGCGACACTGGCCGCGCAGTTTTTTAGTGACTGGATGTTCCTGCGCATCAAGTGGTTTACCAATGACGCACCATCCGGGTCGGTATCGGTGGCGGGCTTGCAGGTGTTCGGTATTCCAATTGAGAGTCCGACCTCCAAGTATCTTTTTTGTCTGACCATTTTGGTGGTGCTGGCGCTGTTGGCCAAGAACCTGGTGCGCAGTGCCGTTGGCCGGGAGTGGATGGCGATTCGCGATATGGATGTGGCCGCTGCGGTGATTGGCATCCGTCCCATGTATGCCAAGCTCAGCGCTTTTGCGGTCAGCTCGTTCATTATTGGCGTGGCCGGTGCGCTGTGGGGCTTTGTCTATCTGAGTGCCTGGGAGCCTGCCGCATTCTCGGTGGACCTGTCGTTCAAGTTGCTGTTCATGGTCATCATCGGTGGCATGGGCTCCATCATGGGCAGTTTTTTTGGCGCTGCCTTTATCGTGATTTTGCCGATCTTCTTGAACCAGTTTCTGCCTTTTTTGGGGCGTGCAGTTGGTGTTCCGATTTCAACCGTTGTGACCTCGCATGCTGAGTTGATCGTGTTTGGCTCCTTGATTGTGTGGTTTCTGATCGTCGAACCCCATGGTCTGGCCAAGTTATGGTCAATTGGCAAGCAAAAACTGCGCTTATGGCCATTTCCCCACTAA
- a CDS encoding branched-chain amino acid ABC transporter permease, whose product MAFFLETLLGGLMAGMLYSLVALGFVLIYKASGVFNFAQGAMVLFAALAMARFSEWIPGWTGIDNRIAVNLAAFLLAGMVMFVVAWLIERLALRHLVNQEGTTLLMATLGIGYFLDGIGQTLFGSNIYEINIGMPKDPMLAFESVFEGGILINKEDLYAALIAAVLVAMLSLFFQKTSTGRALRAVADDHQAAQSIGIPLNRIWFIVWCVAGVVALVAGVIWGSKLGVQFSLTTVALRALPVVILGGLTSVPGAIIGGLIIGVGEKMSEVFVGPYVGGGIEIWFAYVLALVFLLFRPQGLFGEKIIDRV is encoded by the coding sequence ATGGCATTTTTTCTTGAAACCCTGCTCGGTGGCCTGATGGCCGGCATGTTGTATTCGCTGGTGGCGCTTGGCTTTGTGCTGATCTACAAGGCTTCAGGCGTCTTCAACTTTGCCCAGGGCGCCATGGTGCTGTTTGCAGCGCTGGCGATGGCGCGATTTTCTGAGTGGATTCCGGGCTGGACCGGTATCGACAATCGGATTGCTGTCAACCTTGCCGCCTTCTTGCTCGCGGGCATGGTGATGTTTGTCGTCGCCTGGCTGATTGAACGACTGGCGCTACGCCACCTGGTCAACCAAGAGGGCACCACCTTGCTGATGGCCACTTTAGGTATTGGCTATTTCCTCGATGGCATCGGGCAGACCCTTTTTGGCAGCAATATTTACGAAATTAACATTGGCATGCCAAAAGACCCGATGCTGGCGTTTGAAAGCGTCTTTGAGGGCGGCATCCTGATCAACAAGGAAGACCTTTACGCCGCCCTGATTGCCGCCGTGCTGGTCGCCATGCTGAGCTTGTTCTTCCAGAAAACAAGCACTGGGCGGGCACTGCGAGCAGTCGCTGATGATCATCAGGCGGCGCAAAGTATTGGCATCCCGCTTAACCGCATCTGGTTCATTGTCTGGTGTGTCGCCGGCGTGGTCGCCTTGGTGGCCGGTGTGATCTGGGGCAGCAAGCTGGGCGTGCAGTTTTCGCTCACGACGGTGGCACTGCGGGCCTTGCCGGTGGTGATTCTGGGTGGTCTGACCTCGGTGCCGGGTGCCATTATTGGCGGGCTCATCATTGGCGTCGGTGAAAAAATGTCCGAGGTATTTGTAGGACCTTACGTCGGTGGTGGCATCGAAATCTGGTTTGCCTACGTGCTGGCCCTGGTGTTTCTGCTGTTCCGGCCGCAAGGGCTGTTTGGTGAAAAGATCATTGACCGCGTGTAA
- a CDS encoding ABC transporter ATP-binding protein: MSKKIGDVVLDVKNISLSFGGVKALTDISFDVREHEVRAIIGPNGAGKSSMLNCINGVYTPQQGSISFRGKTFSHMDSHAVAAMGIARTFQNLALFKGMSVIDNIMTGRNLRIKSNLFLQALRIGPAQREEEKHREFVEHIIDFLEIQAHRKTPVGQLPYGLQKRVDLGRALAMEPQVLLLDEPMAGMNVEEKQDMCRFVLDVNQEFGTTVVLIEHDMGVVMDISDRVVVLDYGKKIGDGTPDEVRNNEEVISAYLGTGH; encoded by the coding sequence ATGAGCAAAAAAATAGGTGATGTCGTTCTTGACGTCAAGAATATTTCTCTCAGTTTCGGCGGCGTCAAGGCGCTGACTGACATTTCATTTGATGTGCGCGAGCACGAGGTGCGCGCCATCATCGGCCCCAATGGCGCGGGCAAGAGCTCCATGCTCAATTGCATCAACGGGGTCTATACGCCCCAGCAAGGCTCCATCAGTTTTCGCGGCAAAACCTTCAGCCACATGGACAGCCACGCGGTTGCCGCGATGGGTATCGCGCGCACCTTTCAAAACCTGGCGTTGTTCAAGGGCATGAGCGTGATTGACAACATCATGACCGGGCGCAACCTGCGGATCAAGAGCAATCTGTTTTTGCAGGCGCTGCGCATCGGCCCGGCCCAGCGCGAGGAAGAAAAGCACCGCGAATTTGTCGAACACATCATCGATTTTCTCGAAATCCAGGCGCATCGCAAGACGCCGGTCGGGCAGTTGCCTTACGGTCTGCAAAAACGCGTCGACCTGGGCCGGGCGCTGGCGATGGAGCCGCAGGTGCTGCTGCTCGACGAGCCGATGGCCGGCATGAACGTGGAGGAAAAGCAGGACATGTGCCGCTTTGTGCTCGACGTCAATCAGGAATTTGGCACCACGGTGGTGTTGATTGAGCATGACATGGGGGTGGTGATGGATATCTCAGACCGCGTGGTGGTGCTGGACTACGGCAAGAAGATTGGCGACGGCACGCCCGATGAAGTGCGTAACAACGAAGAAGTGATCAGCGCCTATCTTGGAACGGGACATTAA
- a CDS encoding AMP-dependent synthetase/ligase has translation MQTTFPRLLLNHAAQRPGETAMREKEYGIWQALSWADLAVLVEQLACGLHQAGLRRDEHMIVIGANRPRLYATMLAVQSLGAVPIPLYQDAAAPECVFPINNADVRFAFAEDQEQVDKLLEIREQCPQLSNIYFDDPRGLRNYDEPGLMAVDDLLAAGKTFAAQHQEFLPSEVSRIKPDDVAAMFFTSGTTGNPKGVVHTHNSLLNRAKAGADFDKLTHSEEVLAYLPPAWIGQNIFSYAQWLACGYVVNCPESAATVTIDLKEVGPTYYFAPPRVFEGLLTSVMIRMEDAGTLKRNMFQFFMGVAKRVGPTLMDGKSVPLSDRVLYTLGNFMVYGPLRNNLGMSRVRVAYTAGEAIGPDLFSFYRSIGINLKQLYGSTETAVFVCLQPDNEARADTVGVPCSGVEIKVADNGEILVKSPGLLKGYFKNPEATAEVLTPDGWYHTSDAGFLDAHGHLKIIDRVKDVGRIKGGANDGAMFAPKYVENKLKFFPHIKEVVAYGDGREKVCVMINIDVDAVGNWAERRNLPYAGYTDLAQKPEVYQLVKECVEKVNADLSVDTLLAGSQVSRFLVLHKELDADDGELTRTNKVRRGFIAEKYDVLVDALYGGKTSQFIETQVKFEDGRTGSISATLKIEDAKTFTPVKAAA, from the coding sequence ATGCAGACCACTTTTCCTCGACTGCTGTTGAATCACGCCGCCCAGCGTCCGGGCGAGACTGCCATGCGTGAAAAAGAGTATGGCATTTGGCAAGCCCTGTCCTGGGCTGATCTGGCCGTGCTGGTGGAGCAGCTTGCTTGTGGCCTGCATCAAGCGGGGCTGCGCCGCGACGAACACATGATTGTGATTGGCGCCAACCGGCCGCGTTTGTACGCCACCATGCTGGCCGTGCAGTCCCTGGGGGCCGTTCCCATTCCGCTCTATCAGGACGCCGCCGCGCCCGAGTGTGTCTTCCCCATCAACAATGCTGACGTGCGTTTTGCCTTTGCCGAAGACCAGGAACAGGTCGACAAACTGCTGGAAATCCGGGAACAGTGCCCGCAACTTTCAAATATCTACTTTGACGATCCGCGTGGCCTGCGTAACTACGACGAGCCGGGACTGATGGCGGTCGATGATTTGCTGGCCGCCGGCAAGACGTTTGCCGCCCAGCACCAAGAATTCCTGCCATCCGAGGTGAGCCGGATCAAGCCCGATGATGTGGCGGCCATGTTTTTCACCTCGGGTACCACCGGCAACCCCAAAGGTGTGGTGCACACCCATAACTCGCTGTTGAACCGGGCCAAGGCCGGAGCTGACTTTGACAAGCTGACCCACTCCGAGGAAGTGCTGGCCTATTTGCCGCCAGCCTGGATTGGACAAAATATTTTCAGCTACGCGCAGTGGCTGGCTTGCGGCTATGTGGTCAATTGTCCGGAGTCGGCGGCCACCGTCACGATCGACCTGAAGGAGGTTGGCCCCACCTATTACTTTGCACCGCCGCGGGTGTTTGAAGGCTTGTTGACCAGCGTGATGATCCGCATGGAAGATGCCGGCACGCTGAAACGCAACATGTTTCAATTCTTCATGGGCGTGGCAAAAAGGGTCGGCCCGACGCTGATGGATGGCAAGTCGGTGCCGCTGAGCGACCGTGTGCTGTACACGCTGGGCAACTTCATGGTGTATGGGCCACTGCGCAACAACCTGGGCATGAGTCGGGTGCGGGTGGCTTATACCGCGGGCGAGGCCATCGGTCCGGACTTGTTCAGTTTTTATCGCTCCATCGGCATCAATCTCAAACAGCTTTACGGCTCTACCGAGACGGCTGTGTTTGTCTGCCTGCAGCCCGATAACGAAGCGCGCGCCGACACCGTGGGTGTGCCCTGTTCCGGGGTCGAAATCAAGGTGGCTGACAACGGTGAAATTTTGGTCAAGTCGCCAGGCCTGCTCAAGGGCTATTTCAAGAATCCTGAAGCCACTGCCGAGGTGTTGACGCCGGACGGCTGGTACCACACCAGCGATGCCGGTTTTCTGGATGCCCACGGCCACCTCAAGATCATCGACCGCGTCAAAGACGTGGGGCGCATCAAGGGGGGTGCCAATGACGGCGCCATGTTCGCCCCCAAGTATGTGGAGAACAAGCTCAAGTTCTTCCCGCACATCAAAGAGGTGGTGGCCTACGGTGACGGCCGCGAAAAGGTCTGCGTCATGATCAACATCGATGTTGACGCGGTGGGCAACTGGGCCGAGCGGCGCAACCTGCCGTATGCCGGTTACACCGATCTGGCGCAAAAGCCCGAGGTCTACCAACTCGTCAAGGAGTGTGTTGAAAAGGTGAATGCCGACCTGAGCGTGGACACGTTGCTGGCGGGCTCGCAGGTCAGCCGCTTTCTGGTGCTGCACAAGGAACTCGACGCCGACGACGGCGAATTGACCCGCACCAACAAGGTACGGCGCGGCTTTATTGCCGAAAAATACGATGTGCTGGTGGATGCCTTGTATGGCGGCAAAACATCGCAGTTCATCGAAACCCAGGTCAAGTTTGAGGATGGGCGCACCGGCAGCATCAGCGCGACGCTGAAAATTGAAGATGCGAAGACATTTACACCCGTCAAGGCGGCAGCATGA
- a CDS encoding Crp/Fnr family transcriptional regulator — protein MSSDVSLHQRRRPLTAAELDTIPWLDRLSPAEYERAVDDLKISDAVAGEYVCRTGRPVTYWFGVVDGLLKMSSDNAEGQTMTFTGVPPGGWFGEGTALKRESYRYNIQALRKSRVAGLNVDTFHWLLDHSIGFNRFVMNQLNERLGQFIAAREIDRMNNPDIRVARSLAALFNPVLYPGVGEVLRITQQELAYLVGLSRQRVNEALTALAEQGVIRVEYGGLRVLSLVALRSQIFL, from the coding sequence ATGAGTTCCGATGTTTCTCTCCACCAGCGCCGCCGGCCGCTGACCGCGGCCGAACTCGACACGATTCCATGGCTGGACCGGCTCTCGCCTGCGGAGTACGAACGGGCGGTGGACGACCTGAAAATCAGCGATGCCGTCGCAGGCGAGTACGTTTGCCGCACGGGTCGCCCGGTCACCTATTGGTTTGGCGTGGTGGACGGATTGCTCAAGATGAGCAGCGACAACGCCGAGGGCCAGACCATGACCTTCACCGGCGTGCCGCCCGGCGGCTGGTTTGGCGAAGGCACGGCGTTGAAGCGCGAAAGCTACCGCTACAACATCCAGGCCCTGCGCAAAAGCCGGGTGGCCGGGCTGAACGTGGACACCTTCCACTGGCTGCTGGACCACTCGATTGGCTTCAACCGCTTTGTGATGAATCAGCTCAACGAGCGGCTTGGCCAGTTCATCGCCGCGCGCGAGATTGACCGCATGAACAACCCCGACATCCGGGTGGCACGCAGTCTGGCCGCGCTGTTCAACCCGGTGCTGTACCCCGGCGTCGGCGAGGTGCTGCGCATCACGCAGCAGGAGCTGGCCTACTTGGTGGGTCTGTCGCGCCAGCGCGTGAATGAAGCCCTGACAGCGCTGGCCGAGCAAGGCGTGATTCGCGTCGAATATGGCGGCCTGCGCGTGTTAAGTCTGGTCGCATTGCGCTCCCAGATATTTTTATAA
- a CDS encoding pseudouridine synthase, which produces MTDSKSPPLFRRAAPPTARAPIPAGQTNTAAVGPNGTLRLNKRMAELGLASRREADDWIAKGWVKVNGVVATMGMQVLPDVRIEIDKQAQGQQAKQVTVLVHKPIGLVSGQAEDGHLPAITLVQPQNRWAQDNARFFFHPSQLKSLVPAGRLDIDSTGLLVLTQDGRVARQLIGEDAVMEKEYLVRVVYNADQGAATSTGQLSRIDDDDPVSTDVQSVFPREKLALLRHGLSLDGQALQPAKVDWQNPEQLRFILTEGKKRQIRRMCELVGLKVVGLKRVRIGKVMLGNLPLGQWRYLAPHEKF; this is translated from the coding sequence ATGACAGATTCAAAATCCCCTCCCCTCTTTCGCCGCGCGGCGCCTCCCACGGCCCGCGCACCCATTCCAGCAGGCCAGACCAACACCGCCGCCGTGGGCCCCAACGGAACCTTGCGCCTGAACAAACGCATGGCCGAACTCGGCCTGGCATCACGCCGCGAAGCCGATGACTGGATTGCCAAGGGCTGGGTCAAGGTCAACGGCGTGGTGGCGACCATGGGCATGCAGGTGCTGCCCGATGTGCGCATTGAGATCGACAAACAAGCCCAGGGCCAGCAAGCCAAGCAAGTGACGGTGCTGGTGCACAAGCCGATCGGCCTCGTCAGCGGCCAGGCTGAAGACGGTCACTTGCCCGCCATCACCCTGGTGCAGCCGCAAAACCGCTGGGCGCAGGACAACGCCCGTTTCTTCTTCCACCCCAGCCAGCTCAAAAGCCTGGTGCCCGCCGGGCGCCTTGACATTGACTCGACCGGGCTGCTGGTGCTGACGCAAGACGGCCGGGTGGCGCGCCAATTGATCGGCGAAGACGCCGTCATGGAAAAGGAATACCTGGTGCGGGTGGTTTACAACGCTGATCAAGGCGCGGCCACCAGCACCGGCCAGCTCAGCCGCATTGACGATGACGACCCCGTCAGCACCGATGTGCAGTCGGTCTTTCCACGCGAGAAACTCGCCTTGCTGCGCCACGGCCTGAGCCTGGACGGACAGGCGCTTCAACCAGCCAAGGTGGACTGGCAAAACCCCGAGCAGCTGCGTTTTATCTTGACTGAGGGCAAGAAACGCCAGATTCGCCGCATGTGCGAGCTGGTGGGTCTGAAAGTGGTTGGCCTCAAGCGTGTGCGCATTGGCAAGGTGATGCTGGGCAATCTGCCGCTGGGCCAGTGGCGCTACCTGGCGCCACATGAGAAATTCTGA